TCTACAAgcattttatgtgacacaacACAAATAGTgagttcaaatttttaataatttttaaatattttaaattgtcgGTTATTGTGATTTACAGTACATTTTAAGCAGTTAGTACATACACgaatttgatttaacaaaatttgaattttctgTGTAATTCACATCTAGAATTAAAGAGCTTGACCCTTATACCTACTCTGAATAGTAGTGTCATATAAGTAAAAAGAGTACATTTCTCCTGTCTTAATATGTATGATATAGTTTGATTAAATACGAAGTTCAGAAATATAGAAAAACCTTGTAATGTTCTAAAACTAATTCCTTAAAAAAGTACATCGTCTTTATAGACTTTTTGTTTAATAAGCTAGACTCAATGCGAGCAAATTAAAATCTTAGTAGcgtcattaaataattaaaaaataaaaaagtgtgttattttttttaatgaactaaAATACCTCTCGTTCTAATTCAATGTCCCCTGAATAGTAAGGTAAAGTCGCATCACACAACTCACTAACTTTATCTTTTTGAAGCAAAgcatatcatataaattgagacagtcgacataaaaaataatttgtaacgtttagtaaaaatgttaactaattaacttgtttaaataattatagGTGTAAAATCAGTGGAGATAAATATGAAACAACAAAAGGTGACAGTAATAGGATATGTGGAAGCAAACAAAGTGTTAAAGAAGGCAAAATCAACAGGGAAGAAGGCTGAGATTTGGCCTTATGTGCCTTACAATTTAGTGGCTCAACCCTATGCTGTTGCTTCTTATGACAAGAAGGCTCCTCCTGGCTATGTTAGAAGGGTGGATCACAACATGACAACAACAGGAacaatttcaagatttgaagATCATGATTATGTTACAATGTTTAGCGATGACAATCCTAATGCTTGCTTTATCATGTAATTAGTTAAACAACGATAATCGAGggccaaatacataaacagATCCCTAAACTTATTGAGTTTTTTCCCTCGGGTATCTTAACTAcgtcatttttctattgaatcattgaaccacccataatttgttcctttaaaacattgttggttgattttgaggCTTTTCTATTATAAATGCCTTCAATTATGTtcgaattgtaataattttgattgaaggaatgaagacaaaccatgttagtctcatttgttttctaatgtgttcaaatgacttaagCAAAATAGAATTATTCTCgaacattttcactatcaattggactaatgagttgtggaacaacatatgtatcctctatcaatacCCCCATATAAATCTGGTTCCACATCAGACAACGGTGTTTGTTTAAATGGAATAAATTATGGggattcaatgattcaatagaaaaatgatGTAGTTGACATATCCGAGGGAAAAAAATCCAACACGTTTAAAAATCTGCTTATATATTTAGTCATAATCGAGTAATATGTGTAGGGGGAGGCACAAAACAACACAAGTAGGATACAACACCTACAAGGATCGACTTCAAGACAATCAACCAAATATACTTCACCAATTTACCAAAAGAAATTCACCACTATATTAACCAAGCTCAAATCAGCAACACATCAATTGAATCACAAgcaaatatgaattataaatacGCAAGTGACACACAAGATTTATACGTGGAAAACCCCTTCGGTATGAAGGATAAAAACCACGGGACTTGTAGGAGTCCacccttcttcttctcttattaTGCAAATTGAGGGTAAAAACACCCAACTCAGTCTACAAGGATGTCACAgcccaccaacaacaacatacataagaGCCAAcacaaaagagaagagaaattgggAAATATCACCAAGAAAAACGCAGGTTACGCCAGCAGCAATAACAGACGATCAAGAACTCCGATTGACGATCTGAACGGTCAAGATGTAGTGCTATGTGTTGTGAACCAGCTGTGAAAATTTCAGAACGATCCAACGGTCGGATCTCCGGAAAACTGAAATTTTGTCAAGGCTGTCCAGAAAGTCTGCACTCCAACCCTCTCTCaaaaatctgtttttttttttttatctcctctctctctctttctctctctgcaCGTCCAAAACAAAACCCCAGCCCCTTAACATCAGCTGCCAAAGACTTCTAGAAGGAGTCAACAAGGCCCAAAATATATGGGCCACCCATCAATGGGCTGGACCCTTAACAATCTCCCCCTCCAGCCCAGTTCGGGGAGACCAAACATAAAAGGTCATCAAGAAGACATACCTGCAAGCTTGGAACAAAATTCAAGCTTGCTTCGAGGG
The window above is part of the Solanum pennellii chromosome 5, SPENNV200 genome. Proteins encoded here:
- the LOC107020083 gene encoding heavy metal-associated isoprenylated plant protein 23-like; translation: MGLGETLEYIYDMMKISHKSNNKKRQFHTVELKVRMDCDGCELKVKKTLSSLSGVKSVEINMKQQKVTVIGYVEANKVLKKAKSTGKKAEIWPYVPYNLVAQPYAVASYDKKAPPGYVRRVDHNMTTTGTISRFEDHDYVTMFSDDNPNACFIM